In Paracoccus aerodenitrificans, the following are encoded in one genomic region:
- a CDS encoding SH3 domain-containing protein — protein sequence MFKLIFVTLIAFFAVLFVYGDGETRRVTAAPTEPATEAAPQENRAAEAAEEAAAEARAQAESESAAQQSAAEVEQTPEQRPRYAGPELRPSPEYANQQPAEDLAEAPTDTLYVTGSSVNFRAGPTTSDNVVGRLSRGQIVTAIGPRTGDWVEIRDGQGRTGFMSAQFLSADQP from the coding sequence ATGTTCAAGCTGATCTTTGTGACGCTGATCGCGTTCTTCGCAGTGTTGTTCGTGTATGGAGACGGCGAGACACGACGCGTCACCGCTGCGCCGACCGAGCCTGCCACCGAGGCCGCTCCGCAGGAAAACCGCGCGGCCGAAGCAGCAGAGGAAGCGGCGGCAGAGGCACGGGCCCAGGCGGAATCCGAAAGCGCGGCACAGCAAAGCGCAGCCGAGGTCGAGCAGACCCCGGAACAGCGTCCCCGATATGCCGGACCAGAGCTGCGCCCCTCTCCCGAATACGCCAATCAGCAGCCTGCGGAAGATCTGGCCGAAGCACCGACCGATACGCTTTACGTCACCGGCAGTTCGGTGAATTTCCGCGCCGGACCGACAACCTCGGATAACGTGGTCGGACGATTGTCACGGGGCCAGATCGTGACCGCCATCGGCCCTCGTACCGGGGATTGGGTGGAAATCCGGGACGGTCAGGGCCGCACCGGCTTCATGTCGGCGCAATTCCTGTCCGCCGACCAGCCATAA